From Sphingomonas hengshuiensis, one genomic window encodes:
- the mrdA gene encoding penicillin-binding protein 2 yields the protein MVRITEASQAYSFSRRAIVLGAMQGGVALVLAGRMAWLSVFENERYRLMAESNRVNLTLTPPRRGWIVDRNNIPIANNRTDFRVDIIPDRLENREQVLATLQQILRLTPEDMARIQVDLKRAAGFQPVQVIENLDWDRFAAVSVRLPELPGVAPTRGFARNYPLGAGVGHLVGYVGTASAEQFKKDKDPLLVTPGFKLGKDGIEKMLEDDLRGTPGAKRVEVTAHGRLVRELATRPDEPGKNVKLTIDALLQEYVARRLGTNSGSATVIDCTTGDILAMVSMPAYDPNSFSDGISQSEWKMLSEDDHVPLMNKVLQGLYPPGSTVKPMNGLALMQAGVDPNMRINCSGALRVGNGVFHCHRRRGHGPLDLKNAIMQSCDIYFYEMVRRVGYDAIAPVARNLGLGQKFDLPFSTQRYGTVPDSEWKLKRYKEKWTVADSLNASIGQGYVLTNPLQLAVMASRLASGRALIPRLLADAPRQEAAALGSTPEQLAIIRDAMFGVVNSGGTGGASRIQVPGVTLAAKTGTAQVRRITMAERRSGVLGNASLPFKLRDHALFVCFAPADNPKYAAGIVLEHNGHTVRNLDTPMIGRDIMTFLFDRDRAIKSLREVEPTWGGDYNQRAEAQAKAFKAAQAAPPPPAPEDAEEAASHVASAAANATTSNTIDSEAAARGSVEGD from the coding sequence ATGGTCCGGATTACCGAAGCTTCGCAGGCATACAGCTTTTCCAGGCGCGCGATCGTGCTCGGCGCGATGCAGGGCGGCGTCGCGCTGGTCCTCGCGGGCCGGATGGCGTGGCTGTCGGTGTTCGAGAACGAGCGCTACCGGCTGATGGCGGAGAGCAACCGCGTCAACCTGACGCTCACGCCGCCGCGCCGCGGCTGGATCGTAGACCGCAACAATATCCCCATTGCGAACAACCGCACCGATTTCCGCGTCGACATCATCCCCGATCGACTGGAGAATCGCGAGCAGGTGCTGGCAACGCTCCAGCAGATCCTGCGGCTGACGCCAGAGGACATGGCGCGCATCCAGGTCGACCTGAAGCGCGCGGCGGGCTTCCAGCCGGTGCAGGTGATCGAGAATCTCGACTGGGACCGGTTTGCGGCGGTCAGCGTGCGGCTGCCCGAGCTCCCGGGCGTCGCCCCGACGCGGGGGTTCGCGCGCAACTATCCGCTGGGCGCAGGCGTCGGCCATCTCGTCGGCTATGTCGGCACCGCGTCCGCCGAACAGTTCAAGAAGGACAAGGACCCGCTGCTCGTCACCCCCGGCTTCAAGCTGGGCAAGGACGGCATCGAGAAGATGCTGGAAGATGACTTGCGCGGCACCCCGGGGGCAAAGCGCGTCGAGGTGACCGCGCACGGTCGGCTGGTCCGCGAACTCGCAACCCGCCCCGACGAGCCCGGCAAGAACGTCAAGCTGACGATCGACGCGCTGCTCCAGGAATATGTCGCGCGGCGGCTCGGCACCAATTCGGGATCGGCGACGGTGATCGACTGCACCACCGGCGACATCCTCGCTATGGTGTCGATGCCCGCCTATGACCCCAACAGCTTTTCCGACGGCATCAGCCAGAGCGAGTGGAAGATGCTGTCGGAGGACGATCACGTCCCCCTGATGAACAAGGTGCTCCAGGGCCTGTATCCGCCGGGATCGACGGTGAAGCCGATGAACGGGCTCGCATTGATGCAGGCTGGGGTGGACCCCAATATGCGGATCAACTGCTCGGGCGCGCTGCGCGTCGGCAATGGCGTGTTCCATTGCCACCGGCGGCGCGGGCATGGGCCGCTCGACCTGAAAAACGCGATCATGCAGAGCTGCGACATCTATTTCTACGAGATGGTCCGCCGCGTCGGCTATGACGCGATCGCACCCGTGGCGCGCAATCTGGGGCTCGGCCAGAAGTTCGACCTGCCCTTCTCCACCCAGCGCTACGGCACCGTCCCCGACAGCGAATGGAAGCTCAAACGCTACAAGGAGAAATGGACGGTCGCGGATTCGCTCAACGCGTCGATCGGCCAGGGCTATGTGCTGACGAACCCGCTCCAGCTGGCGGTGATGGCGAGCCGGCTGGCATCGGGGCGCGCGCTGATCCCGCGCCTGCTGGCCGATGCACCGCGTCAGGAGGCGGCGGCGCTCGGGTCGACGCCCGAACAGCTTGCGATCATCCGCGACGCGATGTTCGGGGTGGTCAACAGCGGCGGCACCGGCGGCGCGAGCCGGATCCAGGTGCCGGGCGTCACGCTTGCCGCCAAGACCGGCACCGCGCAGGTCCGGCGAATCACGATGGCCGAGCGGCGCTCGGGCGTTCTCGGCAACGCGTCGCTGCCGTTCAAGCTGCGCGATCACGCGCTGTTCGTGTGCTTCGCGCCCGCCGACAACCCCAAATATGCGGCGGGAATCGTGCTCGAGCATAACGGCCACACCGTCCGCAACCTCGACACGCCGATGATCGGGCGCGACATCATGACCTTCCTGTTCGACCGCGATCGCGCGATCAAGTCGCTGCGCGAAGTCGAGCCGACCTGGGGCGGCGACTATAATCAGCGCGCCGAGGCCCAGGCCAAGGCGTTCAAGGCCGCCCAGGCCGCTCCGCCGCCGCCCGCGCCCGAGGATGCCGAGGAAGCGGCGAGCCATGTCGCCTCCGCGGCGGCGAACGCCACGACCAGCAACACGATAGACAGCGAGGCTGCCGCGCGCGGCAGCGTGGAAGGCGATTGA
- the mreD gene encoding rod shape-determining protein MreD — protein sequence MTSDFIPLGRAERPPRARWLAPLSIVLGSMMTLLPIVSVVPFLPPFGLMLLLGWRLTRGDSMPVWASVPLGFFDDILSGQPLGSAMLLWPMCILVIDVLDTRLVWRDFWQDWLIAAGGMAFALIAGRLIALPFSAHVDTALLLQIVISVSLFPVISRFCSWLDSDVKKS from the coding sequence ATGACGAGCGACTTCATCCCGCTGGGCAGGGCCGAACGGCCCCCCCGCGCGCGGTGGCTCGCACCGCTTTCGATCGTGCTGGGATCGATGATGACGCTGCTGCCGATCGTGTCGGTGGTGCCGTTCCTGCCGCCCTTCGGGCTGATGCTGTTGCTCGGCTGGCGGCTGACGCGGGGCGATTCGATGCCGGTATGGGCGTCGGTGCCGCTTGGTTTCTTCGACGACATACTCAGCGGCCAGCCGCTGGGATCGGCGATGCTGCTATGGCCAATGTGCATCCTGGTGATCGATGTGCTCGACACGCGGCTGGTGTGGCGCGACTTCTGGCAGGACTGGCTGATCGCCGCGGGGGGCATGGCGTTCGCGCTCATCGCGGGACGGCTGATCGCCCTGCCCTTCAGCGCGCATGTCGACACCGCCTTATTGCTCCAGATCGTCATTTCGGTGTCGCTTTTCCCCGTGATCTCGCGCTTCTGTTCGTGGCTCGACAGCGACGTTAAGAAGAGTTGA
- the mreC gene encoding rod shape-determining protein MreC: MAPPRNRRPGFSRRAQYGLFLGYVGLVGGALIATALLLLSTFNPPAFAAVRGAFAEVTTPISSGFAWVRSGIAGVPEGVGSYFNVRNENARLKKQLADNDILVSRARTLNQENRSLRELLKLRDATPESVVAARLVNSSISSTRRYATLNAGAWQGVRHGQPVRQAAGLIGQVIETSPNTARVLLIVDAESIVPVRRTSDGMPAIASGRGDGLLDIRSASVATLTFRPGDTFVTSGTGGVFAPNIPVARVIRTQRDVAIGQPTANPDALDFALVQQTFLPPPAPSPTPSPSASTAP; encoded by the coding sequence ATGGCGCCGCCACGAAATCGGCGCCCGGGGTTTTCGCGGCGGGCGCAGTACGGGCTTTTCCTCGGTTATGTCGGCCTGGTCGGCGGTGCGCTGATCGCGACGGCATTGCTGCTGCTATCGACCTTCAATCCCCCCGCCTTCGCCGCGGTGCGCGGCGCGTTTGCGGAGGTGACTACGCCGATCTCCTCGGGCTTCGCCTGGGTGCGATCGGGGATCGCCGGGGTGCCCGAGGGAGTCGGCAGCTATTTCAACGTACGGAATGAGAATGCGCGGCTGAAAAAGCAGCTTGCCGACAACGACATCCTCGTGTCGCGCGCGCGGACGCTCAACCAGGAGAATCGCAGCCTGCGCGAATTGCTCAAGCTGCGCGATGCGACCCCGGAGTCCGTCGTTGCCGCCAGGCTGGTCAATTCGTCGATCTCCAGCACGCGGCGCTACGCGACGCTCAACGCCGGCGCGTGGCAGGGCGTGCGGCATGGCCAGCCGGTGCGTCAGGCCGCGGGGCTGATCGGCCAGGTGATCGAGACCAGCCCCAATACCGCGCGCGTGCTGCTGATCGTCGACGCGGAAAGCATCGTGCCCGTCCGCCGCACCAGCGACGGGATGCCGGCAATCGCATCGGGACGCGGCGACGGGCTGCTCGACATCCGATCGGCGAGCGTGGCGACGCTGACCTTCCGGCCCGGCGACACCTTTGTCACGTCGGGCACCGGCGGGGTGTTTGCGCCCAATATTCCAGTGGCGCGCGTGATCCGCACCCAGCGCGACGTCGCGATCGGCCAGCCGACCGCCAACCCCGACGCGCTCGACTTTGCGCTGGTGCAGCAGACCTTCCTGCCGCCGCCTGCGCCCTCCCCCACACCCTCGCCCAGCGCTTCGACGGCCCCCTGA
- a CDS encoding rod shape-determining protein, with protein MAFSRFFKFMSHDMAIDLGTANTVVYLRGRGVVLNEPSVVAVETLNGVKRVKAVGDDAKLMMGKTPGSIEAIRPLRDGVIADIDVAEEMIKHFIRKVHGQRRFMRWPQIVICVPSGSTSVERRAIRDAASNAGASQVWLIEEPMAAAIGADMPVTEPIGSMVVDIGGGTTEVAVLSLRGLAYSTSVRVGGDKMDESIVSYVRRNHNLLIGEATAERIKQEVGVAKPPADGIGQTIHIKGRDLVNGVPKEIQINQGQIAEALSEPVGTIVEGVRIALENTAPELAADIVDQGIVLTGGGALLQGIDEVLRDETGLPVTVAENPLTCVALGTGRALEDPVFRGVLIQV; from the coding sequence ATGGCATTTTCCCGCTTCTTCAAATTTATGTCCCACGACATGGCGATCGATCTGGGCACGGCGAACACCGTGGTCTACCTCCGCGGTCGCGGCGTCGTCCTCAACGAACCGTCGGTCGTGGCGGTAGAGACGCTGAACGGCGTCAAGCGGGTCAAGGCGGTCGGCGACGACGCCAAGCTGATGATGGGCAAGACCCCCGGCAGCATCGAGGCGATCCGGCCGTTGCGCGACGGCGTGATCGCCGACATCGACGTGGCGGAGGAGATGATCAAGCACTTCATCCGCAAGGTGCACGGCCAGCGGCGCTTCATGCGCTGGCCCCAGATCGTGATCTGCGTCCCCTCGGGCTCGACTTCGGTCGAGCGCCGCGCGATCCGTGACGCGGCGTCGAATGCGGGTGCCAGCCAGGTGTGGCTGATCGAGGAGCCGATGGCTGCCGCGATCGGTGCCGACATGCCCGTGACCGAGCCGATCGGTTCGATGGTCGTCGACATTGGCGGCGGCACCACCGAAGTCGCGGTGCTCTCGCTGCGCGGCCTTGCCTACTCGACCTCGGTCCGCGTCGGTGGCGACAAGATGGACGAATCGATCGTCTCCTATGTCCGCCGCAACCATAACCTGCTGATCGGCGAAGCGACTGCCGAGCGGATCAAGCAGGAAGTCGGCGTCGCCAAGCCGCCTGCGGACGGCATCGGCCAGACAATCCACATCAAGGGCCGCGATCTGGTCAACGGCGTGCCGAAGGAAATCCAGATCAACCAGGGCCAGATCGCCGAGGCACTGAGCGAACCCGTCGGCACGATCGTCGAGGGGGTGCGCATCGCACTGGAGAACACCGCGCCCGAACTGGCGGCGGACATCGTCGACCAGGGCATCGTGCTCACCGGCGGCGGCGCGCTGCTCCAGGGGATCGACGAAGTGCTGCGCGACGAGACCGGGCTCCCGGTCACGGTGGCGGAGAACCCGCTGACCTGCGTCGCGCTCGGCACCGGGCGGGCGCTGGAGGATCCGGTGTTCCGCGGCGTTTTGATCCAGGTCTGA
- the mutL gene encoding DNA mismatch repair endonuclease MutL produces MSIRRLPEHLVNRIAAGEVVERPASALKELVENAIDAGATRVSVRLAAGGTELVEVIDDGCGMAPAEMALALERHATSKLPDDAIDQVTTLGFRGEALPSIASVARLTLESRARGGADGWALTIDNGDRVAEGPAALPPGTRVRVEQLFARVPARRKFLRSPRAEYAACLDVVKRLAMARPDIGFSVEHDGRRVLSVQPGETRPERVAGLTDRDLRENSVAIDFEREGLVLGGVAGLPTFNRGVADHQYLFVNGRPVKDRLLAGAVRGAYAEMLARDRHPVVALFLDVPADAVDVNVHPAKTEVRFRDPALARGLIVSGLRRALDEAGHRSVQRPSEAALGMWQQEGAGPPPTPQLWDASPRAPGVLPEMTRHYGGVSDRRATFLAPPQARAEPAYAAVPETTSFPMGVARGQVAKTYIVAEAEDGLVLVDQHAAHERLVLERMRRGVLGNGVASQALLLPEVVELDEPACDRLEARIPELAQFGLELERFGPQAMLVRAMPAALGQGDVHGLVTDLADELASFDEALSLKERLDAVMGTMACHGSVRAGRILSVAEMNALLREMEATPHSGQCNHGRPTWVKLAHGDIEKLFGRK; encoded by the coding sequence ATGTCAATACGCCGCCTCCCCGAGCATCTTGTCAATCGCATTGCCGCCGGTGAAGTGGTCGAACGCCCCGCCAGCGCGTTGAAGGAACTGGTTGAAAACGCCATCGACGCCGGGGCGACCCGCGTCTCGGTGCGGCTTGCCGCGGGTGGCACCGAACTGGTCGAGGTGATCGACGACGGATGCGGCATGGCGCCCGCCGAAATGGCGCTGGCGCTGGAGCGGCATGCGACGTCGAAGCTGCCCGACGACGCGATCGATCAGGTCACTACGTTGGGTTTTCGGGGCGAAGCGTTGCCCTCGATCGCCAGCGTCGCGCGGCTCACGCTCGAGAGTCGCGCCAGGGGCGGGGCGGACGGCTGGGCGCTGACGATCGACAATGGCGACCGCGTCGCCGAGGGACCCGCCGCGCTCCCCCCGGGCACGCGCGTCCGGGTCGAGCAGTTGTTCGCCCGCGTCCCCGCCCGCCGCAAATTCCTGCGCTCGCCGCGCGCCGAATATGCCGCGTGCCTCGACGTGGTGAAGCGGCTGGCGATGGCGCGTCCCGATATCGGATTCTCGGTCGAGCATGACGGGCGGCGCGTGCTGTCGGTCCAGCCGGGAGAGACGCGGCCCGAGCGGGTGGCGGGGCTCACCGATCGCGACCTGCGCGAGAACAGCGTCGCCATCGATTTCGAGCGCGAGGGGCTGGTGCTGGGCGGAGTCGCCGGGCTGCCGACCTTCAATCGCGGCGTGGCGGACCATCAATATCTGTTCGTGAACGGGCGCCCCGTGAAGGACCGGCTGCTCGCGGGCGCAGTGCGCGGCGCCTATGCCGAGATGCTGGCGCGCGACCGGCACCCGGTGGTGGCGCTGTTCCTCGACGTGCCCGCCGACGCCGTCGACGTGAACGTCCATCCGGCCAAGACCGAAGTGCGCTTCCGCGACCCCGCGCTCGCCCGCGGCCTGATCGTCAGCGGGCTGCGGCGCGCGCTCGACGAAGCCGGGCACCGCAGCGTCCAGCGCCCGAGCGAAGCGGCGCTGGGGATGTGGCAGCAGGAGGGGGCAGGGCCGCCCCCGACCCCGCAGCTATGGGACGCGAGCCCGCGCGCACCCGGCGTGCTTCCCGAAATGACACGCCATTATGGCGGCGTCAGCGATCGCCGCGCCACCTTCCTCGCCCCGCCCCAGGCACGCGCCGAACCGGCCTATGCGGCGGTGCCCGAGACCACCAGCTTCCCGATGGGCGTGGCGCGGGGGCAGGTCGCCAAGACCTATATCGTCGCCGAGGCCGAGGACGGCCTGGTGCTGGTCGACCAGCATGCCGCGCACGAACGGCTGGTGCTCGAGCGGATGCGGCGCGGGGTACTGGGCAATGGCGTGGCGAGCCAGGCGCTGTTGCTGCCCGAAGTGGTCGAGCTGGACGAACCCGCCTGTGACCGGCTGGAGGCGCGGATTCCCGAATTGGCGCAGTTCGGGCTGGAGCTGGAGCGGTTCGGCCCCCAGGCGATGCTGGTCCGCGCGATGCCCGCCGCGTTGGGGCAGGGCGACGTCCACGGCCTCGTCACCGATCTGGCCGACGAACTGGCGAGCTTCGACGAGGCGCTGAGCCTCAAGGAGCGGCTCGACGCAGTGATGGGGACGATGGCGTGCCACGGATCGGTGCGCGCTGGGCGTATCCTGTCGGTCGCGGAGATGAACGCGCTGCTCCGCGAAATGGAGGCGACGCCGCATTCCGGGCAATGCAACCATGGTCGCCCGACCTGGGTGAAGCTGGCGCATGGCGATATCGAGAAGCTGTTCGGGCGGAAGTGA
- the map gene encoding type I methionyl aminopeptidase, protein MTLYTEVTADTPRSRTNAIKLYGPDAFEGMRRAGRIAAETLDALVPLVVPGVSTAALDDFVRDAIVAAGAIPINIGYKGYAHATCISVNHVVCHGIPGAKTLSEGDILNIDLTAVVDGWHGDTSRMFLVGDVPLKARRLVDVTYECMMRGIEQAVPGNHLGDIGHAIQRHAEKHRYAVVRDFVGHGVGLVYHDQPDVLHYGRPGTGPELRPGMIFTIEPMINIGKPEVKILDDDWTAVTRDRSLSAQFEHSIGITEQGHEIFTLSPKGLDRPPYR, encoded by the coding sequence ATGACCCTCTACACCGAAGTCACTGCGGACACGCCGCGCTCGCGCACCAACGCGATCAAATTATACGGGCCGGACGCATTTGAAGGGATGCGCCGCGCGGGCCGGATCGCCGCGGAGACGCTCGACGCGCTCGTGCCGCTGGTCGTGCCGGGAGTGAGCACCGCCGCGCTCGACGACTTTGTGCGCGACGCGATCGTTGCCGCCGGCGCGATTCCGATCAACATCGGCTATAAGGGCTATGCCCATGCGACCTGCATCTCGGTCAATCATGTCGTCTGCCACGGCATCCCCGGCGCCAAGACGCTGAGCGAAGGCGATATCCTCAACATCGATCTGACCGCGGTCGTCGACGGATGGCATGGTGATACCAGCCGCATGTTCCTGGTCGGCGACGTCCCGCTCAAGGCGCGGCGGCTGGTCGATGTCACCTATGAATGCATGATGCGCGGGATCGAGCAGGCGGTGCCCGGCAACCATCTCGGCGATATCGGCCATGCGATCCAGCGCCATGCCGAGAAGCACCGCTATGCCGTGGTCCGCGATTTCGTCGGGCACGGCGTGGGGCTCGTCTATCACGACCAGCCCGACGTGCTCCATTATGGCCGCCCCGGCACCGGCCCCGAATTGCGGCCCGGCATGATCTTCACGATCGAACCGATGATCAACATCGGCAAGCCCGAGGTGAAGATCCTCGACGACGACTGGACCGCAGTGACGCGCGATCGCTCGCTCTCGGCACAGTTCGAGCATTCGATCGGGATTACCGAACAGGGGCACGAGATTTTCACGCTGAGCCCCAAGGGGCTGGACCGCCCGCCCTATCGTTGA
- a CDS encoding CAP domain-containing protein — protein sequence MHICRIAIAALLGCTPLLAAATADRADIERAVLDRINFARTQPRAYAEQLRDYARWFDGRIVRLPGEEHDVATIEGRSAVDEAIAFLERQPPLPPLTRADLLTLAARDHADAQGETGAVGHASAAGSTPGERMRRRGGGIYVGEGIAYGFADPDMVVRQLIIDDGVRGRGHRALVFQPGYRFAGVGCGPHRGYRYMCVVDFSATVNGQPVLPAAPR from the coding sequence ATGCACATATGCCGGATCGCCATCGCAGCCTTGCTGGGCTGCACGCCGCTGCTCGCCGCCGCCACCGCCGATCGCGCCGATATCGAGCGGGCCGTTCTCGACCGGATCAACTTCGCGCGCACCCAGCCGCGGGCCTATGCCGAGCAACTGCGCGACTATGCGCGCTGGTTCGACGGGCGCATCGTCCGCCTGCCCGGCGAGGAGCATGACGTCGCGACGATCGAGGGACGCAGTGCGGTGGACGAGGCGATCGCCTTTCTCGAGCGCCAGCCGCCGCTGCCGCCGCTGACACGGGCCGATCTGCTGACGCTGGCGGCGCGCGACCATGCCGATGCGCAGGGCGAAACCGGCGCCGTGGGCCACGCCTCGGCAGCAGGCAGCACGCCCGGCGAGCGGATGCGGCGGCGCGGCGGCGGCATCTATGTCGGCGAGGGCATCGCCTATGGCTTTGCCGATCCCGACATGGTGGTGCGACAGCTCATTATCGACGACGGCGTGCGCGGGCGGGGGCACCGCGCGCTGGTGTTCCAGCCCGGCTATCGCTTCGCCGGAGTCGGCTGCGGGCCGCACCGCGGCTATCGCTATATGTGCGTGGTCGATTTCAGCGCGACGGTGAACGGACAGCCGGTGCTCCCCGCTGCTCCTCGATAG
- the rplI gene encoding 50S ribosomal protein L9: MEVILLERVEKLGAIGDVVKVKDGFARNFLLPNKKALRSNAANRKVFEANRARIESDNAARRSVAEKDADSFKDAAVTLIRQASNTGQLYGSVAARDLVDALVADGHKVTKAQVVLDRPIKAIGVYEVRVALHPEVSVTVKVNVARSPEEAEMQSQGVDVMSAMFEKDEAGFIEDYDPNAEPGATAEVQSAPAEDEAQG, translated from the coding sequence ATGGAAGTCATTCTGCTTGAGCGCGTCGAGAAGCTCGGCGCCATTGGCGATGTCGTGAAGGTGAAGGACGGGTTCGCCCGCAACTTCCTCCTTCCCAACAAGAAGGCGCTGCGTTCGAACGCAGCCAACCGCAAGGTCTTCGAAGCGAACCGCGCGCGGATCGAATCGGACAATGCGGCGCGTCGTTCGGTCGCCGAAAAGGATGCCGACAGCTTCAAGGACGCAGCGGTCACGCTGATCCGCCAGGCGTCGAACACCGGCCAGCTCTATGGCTCGGTCGCCGCGCGCGACCTGGTCGATGCGCTCGTCGCCGACGGCCACAAGGTGACCAAGGCGCAGGTCGTGCTCGACCGTCCGATCAAGGCGATCGGCGTGTACGAAGTCCGCGTCGCGCTGCACCCCGAAGTGTCGGTGACCGTCAAGGTCAACGTCGCTCGCTCGCCGGAAGAGGCCGAGATGCAGTCGCAGGGCGTCGACGTGATGTCCGCGATGTTCGAGAAGGACGAAGCCGGCTTCATCGAGGATTACGATCCGAACGCCGAGCCGGGCGCGACCGCCGAGGTCCAGTCCGCTCCCGCCGAGGACGAAGCGCAGGGCTAA
- the rpsR gene encoding 30S ribosomal protein S18: MARPFFRRRKSCPFSAKDAPRIDYKDVRLLQGFVSERGKIVPSRITSVSAKKQRELAQAIKRARHLGLLPYIVK, from the coding sequence ATGGCACGCCCCTTTTTCCGCCGTCGCAAGAGCTGCCCCTTCTCCGCGAAGGATGCTCCCCGGATCGACTATAAGGACGTCCGGCTGCTCCAGGGCTTCGTCTCGGAGCGCGGCAAGATCGTCCCGTCGCGTATCACTTCGGTGAGCGCGAAGAAGCAGCGCGAACTGGCCCAGGCCATCAAGCGCGCCCGTCACCTGGGCCTGCTGCCCTACATCGTCAAGTAA
- the rpsF gene encoding 30S ribosomal protein S6: MALYEHVFLARQDLAQAQVDALAETATKIVEDNNGKVVKTETWGLRSLAYRIAKNRKAHYVMLEIDAPAGVVAELERQTQINEDVIRYMTVKVDTLEEGPTVMMRKGADRERRGRRDRDDAGFGGE, translated from the coding sequence ATGGCTCTGTACGAGCACGTGTTCCTTGCGCGCCAGGACCTGGCACAGGCGCAAGTGGACGCACTGGCGGAAACCGCCACCAAGATCGTCGAAGACAATAACGGCAAGGTCGTAAAGACCGAGACCTGGGGTCTTCGCAGCCTCGCCTATCGCATCGCGAAGAACCGCAAGGCGCATTACGTGATGCTCGAAATCGACGCGCCCGCAGGCGTGGTCGCCGAGTTGGAGCGCCAGACGCAGATCAACGAAGACGTCATCCGCTACATGACCGTCAAGGTCGATACGCTGGAAGAAGGTCCGACCGTGATGATGCGCAAGGGCGCCGACCGCGAGCGTCGCGGCCGTCGTGATCGCGACGATGCCGGCTTCGGCGGCGAATAA
- a CDS encoding RcnB family protein, with translation MKKFILGIVAATLVATPALAAAPQQQRQETQRTVVKQRPNGTTVVKQRTVQRGPQQNQYRNWKRGERFDSRQARNYRQIDYRKYRGLKAPPRGYRYVQSGNDAVLVGVTSGIISAVFANMIR, from the coding sequence ATGAAGAAGTTCATCCTGGGCATTGTCGCCGCAACGCTGGTCGCCACCCCCGCGCTCGCCGCCGCGCCGCAGCAGCAGCGGCAGGAAACCCAGCGGACCGTGGTCAAGCAGCGCCCCAACGGCACCACCGTCGTCAAGCAGCGCACGGTGCAGCGCGGACCGCAGCAGAACCAGTATCGCAACTGGAAGCGCGGCGAGCGTTTCGACAGCCGCCAGGCGCGCAACTATCGCCAGATCGATTATCGCAAGTATCGCGGCCTGAAGGCGCCGCCGCGCGGCTATCGCTATGTCCAGTCGGGCAATGACGCGGTGCTGGTCGGCGTCACGAGCGGGATCATCTCCGCAGTGTTCGCGAACATGATCCGGTAA
- the fabD gene encoding ACP S-malonyltransferase — protein sequence MRAFIFPGQGSQAVGMGSALAAASPHAREVFQEVDEALGQSLSKLMAEGPEDQLMLTANAQPAIMANAIAVLRVLEREGGIRLAEVADFVAGHSLGEYTALCAAGSLDLSTTARLLRIRGEAMQAAVPVGIGAMAALLGADLTKAQAIADAAAEGQVCTVANDNDPTQVVISGHREAIERAIAIAKDHGAKRGILLPVSAPFHCPLMQPAAEAMAEALAAVAIQAPLVPLYANVTAAPVADPDTIRTLLVEQVTGMVRWRESVLAMHAAGVESFVELGGKVLGGMVKRIAPDAAPVSVVSMDDIEGLLKGL from the coding sequence ATGCGCGCGTTCATCTTTCCCGGTCAGGGAAGCCAGGCCGTCGGCATGGGCAGCGCGCTGGCCGCGGCGAGCCCGCATGCCCGCGAAGTCTTTCAGGAAGTCGACGAGGCGCTGGGGCAGAGCCTGTCCAAGCTCATGGCGGAAGGGCCGGAGGACCAGCTGATGCTGACCGCCAATGCCCAGCCGGCGATCATGGCGAATGCGATTGCGGTGCTGCGCGTGCTGGAGCGCGAGGGCGGCATCCGGCTGGCCGAGGTCGCCGATTTCGTCGCCGGGCACAGCCTGGGCGAATATACCGCGCTATGCGCAGCGGGCAGCCTCGACCTGAGCACCACGGCGCGGCTGTTGCGGATTCGCGGCGAGGCGATGCAGGCGGCGGTGCCGGTGGGGATCGGCGCGATGGCCGCGCTGCTCGGCGCCGACCTGACCAAGGCGCAGGCCATTGCGGATGCGGCGGCCGAGGGGCAGGTGTGCACCGTCGCCAACGACAATGATCCGACGCAGGTCGTGATTTCGGGCCACCGCGAGGCGATCGAGCGCGCCATCGCCATCGCCAAGGATCATGGCGCCAAGCGCGGGATTTTGCTGCCGGTCTCGGCGCCGTTCCACTGCCCACTGATGCAGCCTGCCGCCGAGGCGATGGCGGAAGCGCTGGCCGCCGTCGCGATCCAAGCGCCGTTGGTCCCGCTCTACGCCAACGTCACCGCCGCGCCCGTCGCCGACCCGGACACGATCCGCACGCTGCTGGTCGAGCAGGTGACGGGCATGGTCCGCTGGCGCGAATCGGTGCTGGCGATGCATGCCGCCGGCGTGGAGAGCTTCGTCGAGCTGGGCGGCAAGGTGCTCGGCGGCATGGTCAAGCGCATCGCCCCGGACGCGGCACCGGTCAGCGTGGTCTCGATGGATGATATCGAGGGGCTGCTGAAGGGGCTTTGA